In Denticeps clupeoides chromosome 1, fDenClu1.1, whole genome shotgun sequence, a single window of DNA contains:
- the LOC114785144 gene encoding uncharacterized protein LOC114785144, translating into MPKNKARVESFVWSDDEVELLLHVTLDYKTKKFDDGVDWESCPSKYGDIMVAFQTLYPVGDVGGGKDFRHDPQVITKAQVSTKIKSIRGKYRQALDTGRWSGHGRVVLMFFKLCCEIWGGSPATDIVETEDLSESPSASSASPAAVKQESSPEETPDSLPSVVIKQRRDLLRAKLNRGEKRRRNLPADPAVLEDLKIKKRMLDIMEQSERRACENLQQINLNVANITNTIQESLALMRDFLRLQQQNTAPPLHDRGMEPLRCSHMPQCPAVQGTSRHECSCHGLTAPGCQPAASFTPPIKQEYD; encoded by the exons ATGCCGAAGAACAAGGCGCGAGTGGAGTCGTTTGTATGGAGTGACGACGAGGTCGAGCTCCTTCTCCACGTCACGTTGGATTACAAAACGAAAAAGTTTGACGACGGCGTCGACTGGGAGTCGTGTCCGTCGAAATACGGAGATATAATGGTCGCTTTCCAAACACTGTACCCAGTGGGCGATGTGGGCGGCGGGAAGGATTTTCGCCACGACCCTCAAGTTATAACAAAAGCACAGGTCAGCACCAAAATTAAAAGCATCCGAGGCAAATACAGACAGGCGCTGGACACGGGGCGCTGGAGTGGCCACGGGCGCGTAGTCCTGATGTTTTTTAAGTTGTGTTGCGAGATCTGGGGAGGCTCGCCCGCTACGGACATCGTCGAGACGGAGGACTTGAGCGAGTCGCCGTCGGCGTCCTCCGCGTCGCCTGCAGCAGTGAAGCAGGAGTCGTCGCCCGAAGAAACGCCGGACAGTCTGCCGTCGGTTGTGATAAAGCAGCGGCGAGATCTGCTGCGG GCGAAGCTGAACAGAGGGGAAAAGCGGAGGAGAAACCTTCCAGCTGACCCTGCAGTGCTGGAAGacttaaaaattaagaaaaggaTGCTGGACATAATGGAGCAGTCGGAAAGGCGGGCCTGCGAAAATCTGCAACAGATCAACCTGAATGTGGCAAACATCACAAACACTATCCAGGAGAGTCTGGCGCTGATGCGCGACTTCCTGAGGCTGCAGCAGCAAAATACCGCGCCGCCGCTCCACGACCGTGGCATGGAGCCGCTGCGATGCTCGCACATGCCGCAGTGTCCTGCTGTGCAGGGCACGTCCAGGCATGAGTGCAGCTGCCATGGCCTGACTGCGCCAGGCTGTCAGCCCGCGGCATCATTCACGCCACCGATAAAGCAGGAATACGACTAA